A DNA window from Bacteroidetes Order II. bacterium contains the following coding sequences:
- a CDS encoding vitamin B12-dependent ribonucleotide reductase, with amino-acid sequence MPAKPTHRPLEKYLKKGLVMNRTFSIEGESPFDSVQWETRTASIKNHKGEVIFEQHHIEMPQEMSLLASNIVASKYFYGDVGESGRSPKEGGREHSFRQLVHRVTRTITDWGRAQHYFATDEDAERFYDELTWLCVNQYGAFNSPVWFNVGLYHQYGIRDTSGKTIWGWDRTLQKVVDVDPYEYPQGSACFIIAVEDSIEDIWKLMAESARLFKYGSGVGADWSKLRSSQEKLSGGGRPSGPVSFMRVQDATGGTIKSGGKTRRAAIMQTLKVWHPDIEEFVAAKQEEEKKAWALIEEGYDGSFNGPAYGSVAFQNVNQSVRVDDAFMEAATHQRAYPLRAAQSGEVVWETDAHKLLLKIAEGTHVCGDPGVQYEDTIQKWHTVPHSGPINSSNPCSEYMHVDNSACNLASLNLRKFQLADGTLDVERYRAACRIFITAQEILVDNAGYPSPSITQNSHDFRPLGLGFANLGAFIMAMGVPYDSPEGRGVAGAIMSIMTAEAYARSAEIAANPQIGPFTAFEKNQEAMLGVMQMHREAVAEIDGSCPAELRTAAQESWDMCLTLGKQYGYRNAQSTVLAPTGTIGFMMDCDTTGIEPDIALVKYKLLAGKGEGMLKIVNNTVPQALQHIGYPAVQIEEILAYIDQHDTIEGAPHLKQHHLPIFDCAFKPYNGSRFIHHLGHLRMMAACQPFISGAISKTVNVPESATIEEIAETYVEGWRLGLKAVAIYRENSKRSQPLATKKGGNTQKSDVSSAGDGAVPETTPEVIEKIVEKVVYKPTRRRLPDERPSLTHKFSVAGHEGYLHVGLYPDTKKPGEIFITMAKQGSTISGMMDAFATAISLALQYGVPVDALCEKFSHMRFEPSGFTHNPQIPMAKSITDYIFRWMALKFVGHEVEEAEDPFHFTNPPDLSDGNGMASANEVAVSVHVNNTSGLQPQKLAKQPAFQNQADAPGCPSCGSITVRSGSCYKCMNCGTTTGCS; translated from the coding sequence GAGACGTTGGCGAGTCTGGTCGTTCCCCAAAAGAAGGAGGCCGCGAGCATTCGTTCCGCCAGTTGGTTCACCGCGTAACACGTACCATCACCGATTGGGGCAGGGCACAGCACTACTTTGCCACAGATGAAGACGCCGAACGTTTTTATGATGAACTGACATGGCTTTGCGTAAATCAGTATGGTGCGTTCAACTCGCCCGTTTGGTTTAATGTGGGACTTTATCATCAATATGGCATCCGCGATACCAGTGGAAAAACCATTTGGGGTTGGGACCGCACGTTGCAAAAAGTGGTGGATGTGGATCCATACGAGTATCCACAAGGCTCGGCGTGTTTTATTATTGCGGTAGAAGACTCAATTGAAGATATTTGGAAATTGATGGCTGAAAGTGCCCGCCTGTTCAAGTATGGATCGGGGGTAGGAGCAGACTGGTCTAAGTTGCGCTCTTCACAAGAAAAGCTTTCGGGCGGCGGCCGTCCGAGTGGCCCTGTTAGTTTTATGCGTGTACAAGATGCAACGGGCGGAACCATCAAATCTGGCGGCAAAACCCGTCGTGCAGCCATTATGCAGACCCTTAAGGTTTGGCATCCCGACATCGAGGAGTTCGTCGCAGCCAAACAAGAAGAGGAAAAAAAGGCATGGGCTTTGATAGAAGAAGGGTATGATGGTTCTTTTAACGGCCCGGCGTATGGATCGGTTGCTTTTCAGAACGTGAACCAGTCGGTACGGGTGGATGATGCGTTTATGGAGGCGGCCACACACCAACGGGCGTACCCACTTCGGGCTGCCCAGTCCGGAGAAGTTGTTTGGGAAACCGATGCCCATAAACTCTTGCTTAAAATTGCCGAAGGAACGCATGTTTGCGGTGATCCGGGCGTTCAGTACGAGGATACCATCCAGAAATGGCACACCGTCCCTCACTCCGGCCCGATTAACTCCAGCAACCCTTGTTCGGAATACATGCATGTGGACAACTCGGCGTGTAACTTGGCCTCGTTGAATCTTCGGAAGTTTCAGTTGGCGGACGGGACGTTGGATGTGGAGCGCTATCGGGCAGCCTGTCGCATTTTTATTACCGCCCAAGAGATTTTGGTGGACAATGCGGGCTATCCTTCTCCATCCATCACCCAAAACTCGCACGATTTCCGGCCCTTGGGATTGGGCTTTGCGAACCTTGGCGCGTTTATTATGGCAATGGGCGTACCCTACGACTCTCCCGAAGGCCGTGGGGTTGCCGGGGCCATTATGAGCATCATGACAGCCGAGGCCTATGCGCGTAGTGCCGAGATTGCCGCCAATCCACAAATTGGGCCTTTTACGGCCTTCGAGAAAAACCAAGAGGCCATGCTGGGCGTGATGCAAATGCACCGCGAAGCCGTCGCCGAGATAGATGGCTCTTGTCCTGCTGAGCTCAGGACGGCTGCACAAGAATCCTGGGATATGTGCCTGACCCTTGGTAAACAATATGGGTATAGAAATGCACAATCTACCGTGCTTGCCCCTACGGGTACAATAGGATTTATGATGGATTGCGATACGACGGGTATCGAGCCAGATATTGCCCTGGTGAAATACAAGCTCTTGGCTGGAAAAGGCGAAGGGATGCTCAAGATCGTCAACAATACTGTTCCTCAGGCATTGCAACACATAGGCTATCCTGCGGTTCAAATTGAAGAAATCCTTGCTTATATAGACCAACACGACACCATAGAAGGTGCACCTCATCTCAAGCAACACCATTTACCTATCTTCGATTGTGCTTTTAAGCCCTATAATGGGTCACGGTTTATTCATCATTTAGGGCATCTTCGGATGATGGCGGCCTGTCAACCCTTTATATCAGGCGCGATTAGCAAAACGGTAAATGTTCCTGAATCCGCCACTATCGAGGAAATAGCGGAAACGTATGTGGAAGGCTGGCGTTTGGGCCTCAAAGCCGTGGCCATCTACCGAGAGAACTCTAAGCGTAGTCAACCTTTGGCCACCAAAAAAGGAGGAAATACCCAAAAATCGGACGTTTCTTCTGCTGGCGATGGCGCTGTACCCGAGACAACGCCCGAAGTGATCGAGAAAATCGTGGAAAAAGTGGTGTATAAACCCACCCGCCGCCGCTTACCAGACGAGCGCCCATCCCTGACACACAAATTCTCGGTGGCTGGACACGAAGGATATTTGCATGTTGGGCTATATCCCGATACCAAAAAGCCGGGTGAGATATTCATTACGATGGCCAAACAAGGCTCTACCATCTCCGGTATGATGGATGCTTTTGCGACAGCCATTTCGCTGGCCTTGCAATATGGCGTTCCGGTAGATGCCCTATGCGAGAAATTTAGCCATATGCGGTTTGAACCAAGCGGATTTACCCATAACCCACAAATCCCAATGGCCAAATCTATTACCGATTATATATTCCGCTGGATGGCACTGAAGTTTGTGGGGCACGAGGTGGAGGAGGCCGAAGACCCCTTTCACTTTACCAATCCACCAGACTTGAGTGACGGCAATGGAATGGCAAGCGCAAATGAGGTGGCCGTATCGGTACATGTGAACAACACATCGGGGTTACAACCCCAGAAGTTGGCCAAGCAACCCGCTTTCCAAAACCAAGCCGATGCGCCTGGTTGCCCTTCGTGTGGCTCGATTACCGTGCGAAGTGGATCGTGCTATAAATGTATGAATTGCGGAACGACGACGGGGTGTTCATAA
- a CDS encoding PspC domain-containing protein — translation MKYLVKSSDDKKVLGVCGGLAAYLNVDPTWVRVGVAFGTFFTGLVPGMVLYIIAGAIMPDKAR, via the coding sequence ATGAAATACCTTGTTAAATCTTCGGACGATAAAAAAGTCTTAGGTGTATGTGGTGGCCTTGCCGCTTATTTGAATGTGGATCCCACTTGGGTACGGGTAGGTGTTGCATTTGGCACATTTTTTACCGGTCTTGTTCCCGGCATGGTATTATACATCATTGCTGGTGCCATTATGCCGGATAAGGCTCGGTAA
- a CDS encoding NAD-dependent epimerase/dehydratase family protein: MPLAFLTGGTGFVGSHLAEALLAQGYTVRCLVRKDLKWLNGLPIEPVWGRVDDKDALAAACKDVDEVYHVAGLTRSKHWSDFLAANVDATTRLLDILRQTAPQVRKIVVTSSQAASGPSETPLSENARMQPLSQYGKSKALMEEAIKPYLRDLPITIVRPPSVYGPREADIFTFIQSVNRGFCPIVGDGRAPQLNLVYVRDLVAGMIQAAQSDCTSGETYFLGSEDYSWHQIRDAVAHALQKKTFTLHIPVGLVAPLGALLETVAGWFGQYPPLNREKAKEAQHAWRLSIQKARDHFGYHPATPLHQGMKETVEWYRAHKWL; this comes from the coding sequence ATGCCTCTTGCTTTTTTAACTGGCGGAACTGGATTTGTCGGAAGCCATTTGGCCGAAGCACTGTTAGCACAGGGTTATACCGTGCGTTGTTTGGTACGCAAAGACTTGAAATGGTTAAACGGATTGCCCATTGAACCCGTTTGGGGCCGAGTGGACGACAAGGACGCCTTGGCCGCTGCTTGTAAAGACGTGGACGAGGTCTATCATGTGGCTGGGCTAACCCGCTCCAAACATTGGTCGGATTTTTTAGCGGCAAATGTAGATGCCACCACCCGATTATTAGACATCCTTCGTCAAACAGCCCCGCAAGTACGGAAAATTGTGGTCACGAGTAGCCAAGCAGCAAGCGGACCTTCCGAGACGCCGCTCTCCGAGAACGCACGGATGCAACCCCTGAGCCAGTATGGTAAAAGTAAGGCGCTTATGGAGGAAGCCATAAAACCCTATTTGCGTGATCTGCCCATCACCATAGTGCGCCCACCATCGGTTTATGGCCCACGCGAAGCCGATATTTTCACCTTCATCCAATCCGTAAATCGTGGTTTTTGTCCGATTGTCGGAGATGGCCGCGCACCACAACTCAATTTGGTGTATGTGCGCGACTTGGTAGCAGGGATGATACAGGCGGCACAGTCCGACTGCACTTCCGGCGAAACCTATTTTTTGGGTAGTGAAGACTATAGCTGGCATCAGATTCGGGATGCGGTTGCACATGCGCTGCAAAAAAAAACTTTTACCCTGCATATTCCTGTTGGTTTGGTAGCACCTCTGGGGGCTTTACTCGAAACCGTTGCAGGGTGGTTTGGACAATACCCGCCCCTCAATCGTGAAAAAGCGAAGGAGGCTCAACACGCCTGGCGCTTATCCATCCAAAAGGCCAGAGACCACTTTGGCTATCATCCTGCAACGCCGCTTCATCAGGGCATGAAGGAAACCGTTGAGTGGTACCGGGCGCATAAATGGCTGTAA